Proteins from one Choloepus didactylus isolate mChoDid1 chromosome 4, mChoDid1.pri, whole genome shotgun sequence genomic window:
- the FAN1 gene encoding fanconi-associated nuclease 1 isoform X2, with the protein MSEGRSPDKKRARRSLSVGKTKKNESNSIISYFNNAPPAKLACPICSKMVPRYDLNQHLDEMCANNDTVQVNPVHGDLMNSSMSTVDLANIALEDVTPKMSSPPKTSLTPGQSNKGKSIKQQTSPYFKSNDLACKNRDELRSHNVKVIPLGSLSSKLSRQYKKAKKSIHKNKEFANCGIGNPQNSLSTVVKSLVTNCSEIEDKDPILENSSQKENVFVCDSPIEESAPECTVDSNRITEAESQNTTHKSGQSALIPGFSDNCPIFSPDLTLGNKLKSTSEDNVEKQDIKGVLGKDDEKHEAGSCEEVKITIVSEAEAKLLHLEAESHSSINDTSKSSNIQKLSLEGDSGLKDEVIHSLPLEQGPICDVPGKTTQASPSHPYYLQSFFVVLKAILENEDDMMLFDEHEKGIVTKFYQLSAGGQKLYVRLFQRKLNWIKVNKLQYEEIARDLTPAIEELKQAGFLQTESELQELSEVLELLSAPELKTLAKIFHLVNPNGQKQQLVDTFLKLARQRSVFTWGKSQPGIGAVILKRAKDLAGQSVRVCRGPRAVFSRILLLFSLTDSVEDEEAACGGQGQLSTVLLVNLGRMEFPSYSIHRKTQIFQDREDLIRYAAATHMLNDISAAMASGNWNEAKELSQCAKKEWNKLKNHPSLRYHEDLPLFLRCFTVGWIYTRILSRMVEILQRLHMYEEAIKELEDLLSQRIYCPDSRGRWWDRLALNLHQHLKRLEPAIKCIMEGLADPEVRTGHRLSLYQRAVRLRESPSCKKYRHLFRTLPEITVDDVKHVTVTGQMCPHSGMGKSVFMMEAAAAGAPATVLCSVEELALAYYRRSGFDQGIHGEGSTFTTLFGLLLWDVIYMDGIPDVFRNAYQVSEECSAGN; encoded by the exons ATGTCAGAAGGGAGATCACCTGACAAAAAAAGAGCTCGTAGAAGTTTATCAGTCggcaaaactaaaaaaaatgaatctaattctattatttcctattttaacaaTGCACCACCTGCTAAACTTGCCTGCCCCATTTGTAGTAAAATGGTCCCAAGATATGACTTAAACCAGCACCTTGATGAAATGTGTGCTAACAATGACACCGTCCAGGTCAACCCAGTGCATGGTGACTTAATGAACTCAAGTATGTCCACAGTGGATTTAGCCAATATTGCCTTAGAAGATGTAACTCCAAAGATGTCATCACCACCAAAGACAAGTTTAACCCCTGGCCAGAGtaataaaggaaaaagcataaaGCAGCAGACCAGTCCCTACTTTAAAAGTAATGATTTGGCATGCAAAAATCGAGATGAACTGAGAAGTCATAATGTGAAAGTCATTCCTCTGGGAAGCCTGTCATCTAAATTGTCCAGACAATACAAAAAAGCTAAAAAGTCAATACATAAGAACAAGGAATTTGCAAATTGCGGAATTGGAAATCCACAGAATTCCTTATCCACAGTGGTTAAGAGCTTGGTTACCAACTGTTCTGAGATTGAGGACAAGGATCCAATTTTGGAGAACAGTTctcaaaaggaaaatgtttttgtatgtgattctcctatagaagaGAGTGCTCCCGAATGTACTGTAGACAGCAATAGAataacagaagctgaaagccaaaATACTACCCACAAAAGTGGGCAATCAGCCCTCATCCCTGGCTTCTCAGATAATTGTCCAATATTTTCACCAGATTTAACTCTTGGGAATAAATTAAAATCTACTTCGGAGGACAATGTCGAAAAGCAGGATATCAAAGGAGTCCTTGGTAAAGATGATGAGAAACATGAAGCAGGTAGTTGTGAAGAAGTAAAAATCACGATTGTTTCAGAAGCTGAAGCAAAGTTGTTGCATTTGGAGGCAGAATCTCATAGTTCTATAAATGATACTTCTAAATCAAGTAACATCCAAAAACTTTCTCTGGAAGGTGACAGTGGCTTAAAGGATGAAGTCATTCACAGCCTTCCTTTGGAACAGGGACCAATCTGTGATGTTCCTGGTAAAACAACTCAAGCATCGCCGAGTCATCCTTACTACCTTCAGAGTTTCTTTGTGGTGCTGAAAGCTATACTTGAGAATGAAGATGATATGATGCTCTTTGATGAACACGAGAAGGGAATTGTAACTAAATTTTATCAATTATCAG CTGGTGGTCAGAAGTTATATGTAAGACTTTTTCAACGTAAATTAAACTGGATTAAAGTGAATAAATTACAATATGAAGAGATTGCCAGAGATTTAACACCTGCAATTGAAGAATTGAAGCAAGCAGGCTTTCTACAGACAG AATCGGAATTGCAAGAACTCTCTGAAGTACTTGAACTACTTTCTGCTCCCGAACTAAAAACCCTGGCAAAGATTTTCCACTTGGTGAACCCCAATGGGCAGAAGCAGCAGTTGGTGGACACCTTTCTCAAATTGGCCAGACAGCGTTCAGTCTTCACCTGGGGCAAGAGTCAGCCTGGAATCGGTGCAGTGATTTTGAAAAG AGCTAAAGACTTGGCGGGACAGTCAGTGAGGGTCTGTAGGGGCCCCAGGGCCGTGTTTTCCCGGATCCTGCTGCTCTTCTCCTTGACGGACTCTGTGGAGGATGAAGAAGCCGCCTGTGGGGGGCAGGGACAGCTTTCCACAGTGCTGCTGGTCAATCTCGGCCGAATGGAGTTTCCTAGCTACAGCATCCATCGGAAAACCCAGATCTTCCAAGATAGAGAAGATCTCATCAG atATGCAGCGGCCACCCACATGCTGAATGACATTTCTGCTGCAATGGCTAGTGGGAACTGGAATGAAGCTAAGGAGCTCTCTCAATGTGCAAAGAAGGAATGGAACAAGTTGAAAAACCACCCTTCCCTGAG ATACCATGAAGATTTACCACTCTTTCTGCGGTGTTTTACTGTTGGGTGGATTTATACAAGGATTTTGTCTCGAATGGTTGAAATATTACAGAGACTTCACATGTATGAG GAAGCCATCAAGGAACTGGAAGACCTTTTATCTCAGAGGATTTACTGTCCTGACAGCAGAGGCCGATGGTGGGATAGACTAGCTCTCAATTTACACCAGCACTTGAAACGTCTTGAACCA GCTATTAAGTGCATCATGGAAGGACTGGCAGATCCAGAAGTAAGAACAGGACATCGTCTTTCACTTTATCAGAGAGCTGTGCGCCTGAGGGAGTCTCCAAGCTGTAAAAAGTACAGGCATCTCTTCCGGACACTACCAGAGATAACTGTAGACGATGTTAAGCAT GTGACCGTCACGGGCCAGATGTGCCCACACAGTGGGATGGGCAAGTCGGTGTTCATGATGGAGGCGGCAGCAGCTGGCGCCCCTGCCACAGTGCTGTGTTCAGTCGAGGAGCTGGCACTGGCCTACTACAGACGCAGCGGCTTCGACCAGG